A single region of the Denticeps clupeoides chromosome 18, fDenClu1.1, whole genome shotgun sequence genome encodes:
- the LOC114768366 gene encoding uncharacterized protein LOC114768366 isoform X1: protein MMMMMVLGINYMKSVVGVLMLITGRSHGLMFTCDARQNTTCYTALGHPVYLQLINVEQPQLSFTAGTQRIFNIKKNIITRQNLPPNWQFIISNWTLIINPVERKDTGTYRTESHDEYGKVVGINCLHLFIEAPVSSVTLNIACLPSSERRVTCSSSGDSPQYSWTLDGTPLGEGGTDVILKEEATGALTCTVTNNVSSVNKTQDLNPCRRPSTPQSTCPPQTAVSGTYNQDTDMNEPDQHHQSCGLLVFITVWLAEIIVLTSLWVGFYYLYTRNNRSQTIVRKCRSHTASGTSDES from the exons atgatgatgatgatggtactGGGGATAAATTATATGAAAAGCGTTGTTGGTGTTTTGATGCTGATCACAGGAAGGTCCCATG GTCTGATGTTTACTTGCGACGCAAGACAAAATACTACATGTTACACCGCCCTTGGACACCCGGTCTATCTGCAGCTGATAAATGTTGAACAACCCCAGCTGAGTTTTACAGCAGGGACTCAAAGAATATTcaacataaagaaaaatataatcaCACGTCAGAATCTCCCTCCAAATTGGCAGTTTATCATTAGTAACTGGACCCTGATTATTAACCCTGTGGAGAGGAAAGATACAGGAACATACAGAACTGAGAGCCATGATGAATACGGGAAAGTGGTGGGGATAAACTGCTTACATCTTTTTATTGAAG CTCCTGTATCCTCTGTGACTCTGAACATCGCCTGCTTACCCTCTAGTGAGAGGAGGGTGACCTGTTCCTCCAGTGGGGACAGTCCTCAGTACAGCTGGACCCTGGACGGGACACCACTGGGTGAAGGTGGAACTGATGTCATATTGAAGGAGGAAGCGACAGGAGCTCTAACCTGCACTGTCACCAATAACGTCAGCAGCGTCAACAAAACTCAAGACCTGAATCCATGTAGAA GACCATCAACCCCTCAGTCAACGTGTCCACCTCAAACAG CAGTGAGTGGCACTTACAACCAGGACACAGATATGAATGAACCTGACCAACACCATCAGAGCTGTG GTTTATTAGTGTTCATCACAGTGTGGCTTGCTGAGATCATCGTTCTCACATCACTCTGGGTTGGATTCTATTATCTCTACACCAGGAACAACAGATCCCAG ACAATAGTCAGGAAATGCAGGTCACACACCGCTTCAGGAACCAGTGATGAAAGCTAA
- the LOC114768194 gene encoding uncharacterized protein LOC114768194 isoform X2, with protein MTEVHIDAVLVISLSFVLTELWNSMQMILVLLMILSRNALGLDFFCHADTDSTCSGEAGQPLYLELRIHAEQQELSFHEGTLERFKVKKKKGEVLDLPPRWEFVLLNWTLIINPAETSDSGSYRVKVYNENGESLKEKNIHLQIEGISALQAASIALVVILVCLALSVAMFFKFRKRNIQDKAGDAEENCQDVVYAGVIVGKKSISNHGNTSGAEVEYAEVSVMNRSPRPKKNRREEEKVEYGEVKVSSAPGPAVCSPPEKVECVYSDIHVH; from the exons ATGACTGAGGTCCACATAGACGCTGTTCTTGTGATAAGTCTTTCGTTTGTCTTGACAGAGCTGTGGAACAGCATGCAGATGATACTTGTGCTGCTGATGATATTGTCCAGGAATGCCCTTG gtttggattttttctgtcatgctgatACGGACTCTACATGTTCTGGAGAAGCCGGACAGCCTTTGTATCTGGAACTGCGCATACATGCTGAACAACAGGAGCTGAGTTTTCATGAAGGAACTCTGGAaagatttaaagtaaaaaaaaaaaaaggcgaagTATTGGACCTCCCCCCAAGATGGGAGTTTGTTCTTCTTAACTGGACCCTGATTATCAACCCTGCAGAGACAAGCGACTCTGGATCATACAGAGTTAAAGTCTATAACGAAAATGGGGAAAGTCTTaaggaaaaaaacatacatttgcaAATCGAAG GCATAAGTGCTCTCCAAGCTGCATCCATTGCCCTGGTGGTCATCCTGGTATGTCTGGCTTTGTCAGTAGCAATGTTCTTCAAGTTCAGAAAGCGAAACATCCAAGACAAAGCAG GGGATGCAGAAGAAAACTGTCAGGATGTAGTATATGCTGGTGTCATAGTGGGAAAGAAAAGTATCAGTAACCACGGCAACACATCAG GAGCAGAGGTGGAGTACGCTGAGGTGTCTGTGATGAACAGGTCACcacgaccaaaaaaaaacagaagagaggaggagaaggtggaATACGGGGAGGTGAAAGTTTCTTCTGCTCCAGGGCCGGCTGTTTGCTCCCCTCCGGAGAAGGTGGAATGCGTCTACTCTGACATTCATGTTCACTGA
- the LOC114768366 gene encoding uncharacterized protein LOC114768366 isoform X2, translating into MMMMMVLGINYMKSVVGVLMLITGRSHGLMFTCDARQNTTCYTALGHPVYLQLINVEQPQLSFTAGTQRIFNIKKNIITRQNLPPNWQFIISNWTLIINPVERKDTGTYRTESHDEYGKVVGINCLHLFIEAPVSSVTLNIACLPSSERRVTCSSSGDSPQYSWTLDGTPLGEGGTDVILKEEATGALTCTVTNNVSSVNKTQDLNPCRRPSTPQSTCPPQTVSGTYNQDTDMNEPDQHHQSCGLLVFITVWLAEIIVLTSLWVGFYYLYTRNNRSQTIVRKCRSHTASGTSDES; encoded by the exons atgatgatgatgatggtactGGGGATAAATTATATGAAAAGCGTTGTTGGTGTTTTGATGCTGATCACAGGAAGGTCCCATG GTCTGATGTTTACTTGCGACGCAAGACAAAATACTACATGTTACACCGCCCTTGGACACCCGGTCTATCTGCAGCTGATAAATGTTGAACAACCCCAGCTGAGTTTTACAGCAGGGACTCAAAGAATATTcaacataaagaaaaatataatcaCACGTCAGAATCTCCCTCCAAATTGGCAGTTTATCATTAGTAACTGGACCCTGATTATTAACCCTGTGGAGAGGAAAGATACAGGAACATACAGAACTGAGAGCCATGATGAATACGGGAAAGTGGTGGGGATAAACTGCTTACATCTTTTTATTGAAG CTCCTGTATCCTCTGTGACTCTGAACATCGCCTGCTTACCCTCTAGTGAGAGGAGGGTGACCTGTTCCTCCAGTGGGGACAGTCCTCAGTACAGCTGGACCCTGGACGGGACACCACTGGGTGAAGGTGGAACTGATGTCATATTGAAGGAGGAAGCGACAGGAGCTCTAACCTGCACTGTCACCAATAACGTCAGCAGCGTCAACAAAACTCAAGACCTGAATCCATGTAGAA GACCATCAACCCCTCAGTCAACGTGTCCACCTCAAACAG TGAGTGGCACTTACAACCAGGACACAGATATGAATGAACCTGACCAACACCATCAGAGCTGTG GTTTATTAGTGTTCATCACAGTGTGGCTTGCTGAGATCATCGTTCTCACATCACTCTGGGTTGGATTCTATTATCTCTACACCAGGAACAACAGATCCCAG ACAATAGTCAGGAAATGCAGGTCACACACCGCTTCAGGAACCAGTGATGAAAGCTAA
- the LOC114768366 gene encoding uncharacterized protein LOC114768366 isoform X4, producing the protein MMMMMVLGINYMKSVVGVLMLITGRSHGLMFTCDARQNTTCYTALGHPVYLQLINVEQPQLSFTAGTQRIFNIKKNIITRQNLPPNWQFIISNWTLIINPVERKDTGTYRTESHDEYGKVVGINCLHLFIEAPVSSVTLNIACLPSSERRVTCSSSGDSPQYSWTLDGTPLGEGGTDVILKEEATGALTCTVTNNVSSVNKTQDLNPCRSLLVFITVWLAEIIVLTSLWVGFYYLYTRNNRSQTIVRKCRSHTASGTSDES; encoded by the exons atgatgatgatgatggtactGGGGATAAATTATATGAAAAGCGTTGTTGGTGTTTTGATGCTGATCACAGGAAGGTCCCATG GTCTGATGTTTACTTGCGACGCAAGACAAAATACTACATGTTACACCGCCCTTGGACACCCGGTCTATCTGCAGCTGATAAATGTTGAACAACCCCAGCTGAGTTTTACAGCAGGGACTCAAAGAATATTcaacataaagaaaaatataatcaCACGTCAGAATCTCCCTCCAAATTGGCAGTTTATCATTAGTAACTGGACCCTGATTATTAACCCTGTGGAGAGGAAAGATACAGGAACATACAGAACTGAGAGCCATGATGAATACGGGAAAGTGGTGGGGATAAACTGCTTACATCTTTTTATTGAAG CTCCTGTATCCTCTGTGACTCTGAACATCGCCTGCTTACCCTCTAGTGAGAGGAGGGTGACCTGTTCCTCCAGTGGGGACAGTCCTCAGTACAGCTGGACCCTGGACGGGACACCACTGGGTGAAGGTGGAACTGATGTCATATTGAAGGAGGAAGCGACAGGAGCTCTAACCTGCACTGTCACCAATAACGTCAGCAGCGTCAACAAAACTCAAGACCTGAATCCATGTAGAA GTTTATTAGTGTTCATCACAGTGTGGCTTGCTGAGATCATCGTTCTCACATCACTCTGGGTTGGATTCTATTATCTCTACACCAGGAACAACAGATCCCAG ACAATAGTCAGGAAATGCAGGTCACACACCGCTTCAGGAACCAGTGATGAAAGCTAA
- the LOC114768194 gene encoding uncharacterized protein LOC114768194 isoform X1 — protein sequence MTEVHIDAVLVISLSFVLTELWNSMQMILVLLMILSRNALGLDFFCHADTDSTCSGEAGQPLYLELRIHAEQQELSFHEGTLERFKVKKKKGEVLDLPPRWEFVLLNWTLIINPAETSDSGSYRVKVYNENGESLKEKNIHLQIEAHPAGSNQSGISALQAASIALVVILVCLALSVAMFFKFRKRNIQDKAGDAEENCQDVVYAGVIVGKKSISNHGNTSGAEVEYAEVSVMNRSPRPKKNRREEEKVEYGEVKVSSAPGPAVCSPPEKVECVYSDIHVH from the exons ATGACTGAGGTCCACATAGACGCTGTTCTTGTGATAAGTCTTTCGTTTGTCTTGACAGAGCTGTGGAACAGCATGCAGATGATACTTGTGCTGCTGATGATATTGTCCAGGAATGCCCTTG gtttggattttttctgtcatgctgatACGGACTCTACATGTTCTGGAGAAGCCGGACAGCCTTTGTATCTGGAACTGCGCATACATGCTGAACAACAGGAGCTGAGTTTTCATGAAGGAACTCTGGAaagatttaaagtaaaaaaaaaaaaaggcgaagTATTGGACCTCCCCCCAAGATGGGAGTTTGTTCTTCTTAACTGGACCCTGATTATCAACCCTGCAGAGACAAGCGACTCTGGATCATACAGAGTTAAAGTCTATAACGAAAATGGGGAAAGTCTTaaggaaaaaaacatacatttgcaAATCGAAG CCCATCCAGCAGGCTCAAACCAATCAG GCATAAGTGCTCTCCAAGCTGCATCCATTGCCCTGGTGGTCATCCTGGTATGTCTGGCTTTGTCAGTAGCAATGTTCTTCAAGTTCAGAAAGCGAAACATCCAAGACAAAGCAG GGGATGCAGAAGAAAACTGTCAGGATGTAGTATATGCTGGTGTCATAGTGGGAAAGAAAAGTATCAGTAACCACGGCAACACATCAG GAGCAGAGGTGGAGTACGCTGAGGTGTCTGTGATGAACAGGTCACcacgaccaaaaaaaaacagaagagaggaggagaaggtggaATACGGGGAGGTGAAAGTTTCTTCTGCTCCAGGGCCGGCTGTTTGCTCCCCTCCGGAGAAGGTGGAATGCGTCTACTCTGACATTCATGTTCACTGA
- the LOC114768311 gene encoding junctional adhesion molecule A-like isoform X1 — MNVALIFSVFMLITGASCGLMFTCDARQNTTCYAALGHPVYLQLINVEQPQLSFTAGTQKIFNIKKNIITRQNLPPNWQFIISNWTVIINPAERKDTGTYSTEIYDEGGSLVGTNWLHLFIEAPVSSVTLNITCLPSERRVTCSSSGDSPQYSWTLDGTPLGEGGTDVILKEEATGALTCTVTNNVSSVNKTQDLNPCRRTTTPLSTSPPQTGTNSSLHSNCTTETLNSDTTGTTETHWLHFLWPTAVVLGVILLCLSVTIGVFYISKRKKVKETTGNTSGDPNDVIYTQVNINNQRKKINIPDVELEYAEVSFNRKPQQRKVYKEEKVEYGELSFSATSQKNIQAPAEQMDCVYSTVRLS; from the exons ATGAATGTTGCCTtgattttttctgttttcatgcTGATCACAGGAGCGTCTTGTG GTCTGATGTTTACTTGCGACGCAAGACAAAATACTACATGTTATGCCGCCCTGGGACACCCGGTCTATCTGCAGCTGATAAATGTTGAACAACCCCAGCTGAGTTTTACAGCAGGGACTCAAAAAATATTcaacataaagaaaaatataatcaCACGTCAGAATCTCCCTCCAAATTGGCAGTTTATCATTAGTAACTGGACCGTGATTATTAACCCTGCGGAGAGGAAAGATACAGGAACATACAGTACTGAGATCTATGATGAAGGAGGGTCACTGGTGGGGACAAACTGGTTACATCTTTTTATTGAAG CTCCTGTATCCTCTGTGACTCTGAACATCACCTGCTTACCCTCTGAGAGGAGGGTGACCTGTTCCTCCAGTGGGGACAGTCCTCAGTACAGCTGGACCCTGGATGGGACACCACTGGGTGAAGGTGGAACTGATGTCATATTGAAGGAGGAAGCGACAGGAGCTCTAACCTGCACTGTCACCAATAACGTCAGCAGCGTCAACAAAACTCAAGACCTGAATCCATGTAGAA GAACTACAACCCCTCTGTCTACCAGTCCACCTCAAACAGGTACAAACTCAAGCCTTCACTCAAACTGCACAACAGAGACATTGAATAGTGACACAACAGGGACAACAGAGACACATTGGCTTCATT TCCTTTGGCCTACAGCAGTGGTACTGGGAGTCATCCTGTTATGTCTGTCAGTCACAATAGGGGTGTTCTACATCTCAAAGAGGAAGAAGGTTAAAGAAACAACAG GAAATACATCCGGAGACCCCAATGATGTGATCTATACCCAGGTCAACATTAATAACCAAAGAAAAAAGATCAACATTCCAG ATGTAGAGCTGGAGTATGCTGAGGTGTCCTTCAACAGGAAGCCACAGCAGAGGAAGGTGTACAAGGAAGAGAAGGTGGAATACGGGGAGCTGTCATTTTCGGCAACTTCCCAAAAGAACATTCAGGCACCTGCGGAGCAGATGGACTGTGTGTATTCCACTGTTCGTCTTAGTTGA
- the LOC114768366 gene encoding uncharacterized protein LOC114768366 isoform X3, with translation MMMMMVLGINYMKSVVGVLMLITGRSHGLMFTCDARQNTTCYTALGHPVYLQLINVEQPQLSFTAGTQRIFNIKKNIITRQNLPPNWQFIISNWTLIINPVERKDTGTYRTESHDEYGKVVGINCLHLFIEAPVSSVTLNIACLPSSERRVTCSSSGDSPQYSWTLDGTPLGEGGTDVILKEEATGALTCTVTNNVSSVNKTQDLNPCRRPSTPQSTCPPQTGLLVFITVWLAEIIVLTSLWVGFYYLYTRNNRSQTIVRKCRSHTASGTSDES, from the exons atgatgatgatgatggtactGGGGATAAATTATATGAAAAGCGTTGTTGGTGTTTTGATGCTGATCACAGGAAGGTCCCATG GTCTGATGTTTACTTGCGACGCAAGACAAAATACTACATGTTACACCGCCCTTGGACACCCGGTCTATCTGCAGCTGATAAATGTTGAACAACCCCAGCTGAGTTTTACAGCAGGGACTCAAAGAATATTcaacataaagaaaaatataatcaCACGTCAGAATCTCCCTCCAAATTGGCAGTTTATCATTAGTAACTGGACCCTGATTATTAACCCTGTGGAGAGGAAAGATACAGGAACATACAGAACTGAGAGCCATGATGAATACGGGAAAGTGGTGGGGATAAACTGCTTACATCTTTTTATTGAAG CTCCTGTATCCTCTGTGACTCTGAACATCGCCTGCTTACCCTCTAGTGAGAGGAGGGTGACCTGTTCCTCCAGTGGGGACAGTCCTCAGTACAGCTGGACCCTGGACGGGACACCACTGGGTGAAGGTGGAACTGATGTCATATTGAAGGAGGAAGCGACAGGAGCTCTAACCTGCACTGTCACCAATAACGTCAGCAGCGTCAACAAAACTCAAGACCTGAATCCATGTAGAA GACCATCAACCCCTCAGTCAACGTGTCCACCTCAAACAG GTTTATTAGTGTTCATCACAGTGTGGCTTGCTGAGATCATCGTTCTCACATCACTCTGGGTTGGATTCTATTATCTCTACACCAGGAACAACAGATCCCAG ACAATAGTCAGGAAATGCAGGTCACACACCGCTTCAGGAACCAGTGATGAAAGCTAA
- the LOC114768311 gene encoding junctional adhesion molecule A-like isoform X3 produces the protein MNVALIFSVFMLITGASCGLMFTCDARQNTTCYAALGHPVYLQLINVEQPQLSFTAGTQKIFNIKKNIITRQNLPPNWQFIISNWTVIINPAERKDTGTYSTEIYDEGGSLVGTNWLHLFIEAPVSSVTLNITCLPSERRVTCSSSGDSPQYSWTLDGTPLGEGGTDVILKEEATGALTCTVTNNVSSVNKTQDLNPCRRTTTPLSTSPPQTVLWPTAVVLGVILLCLSVTIGVFYISKRKKVKETTGNTSGDPNDVIYTQVNINNQRKKINIPDVELEYAEVSFNRKPQQRKVYKEEKVEYGELSFSATSQKNIQAPAEQMDCVYSTVRLS, from the exons ATGAATGTTGCCTtgattttttctgttttcatgcTGATCACAGGAGCGTCTTGTG GTCTGATGTTTACTTGCGACGCAAGACAAAATACTACATGTTATGCCGCCCTGGGACACCCGGTCTATCTGCAGCTGATAAATGTTGAACAACCCCAGCTGAGTTTTACAGCAGGGACTCAAAAAATATTcaacataaagaaaaatataatcaCACGTCAGAATCTCCCTCCAAATTGGCAGTTTATCATTAGTAACTGGACCGTGATTATTAACCCTGCGGAGAGGAAAGATACAGGAACATACAGTACTGAGATCTATGATGAAGGAGGGTCACTGGTGGGGACAAACTGGTTACATCTTTTTATTGAAG CTCCTGTATCCTCTGTGACTCTGAACATCACCTGCTTACCCTCTGAGAGGAGGGTGACCTGTTCCTCCAGTGGGGACAGTCCTCAGTACAGCTGGACCCTGGATGGGACACCACTGGGTGAAGGTGGAACTGATGTCATATTGAAGGAGGAAGCGACAGGAGCTCTAACCTGCACTGTCACCAATAACGTCAGCAGCGTCAACAAAACTCAAGACCTGAATCCATGTAGAA GAACTACAACCCCTCTGTCTACCAGTCCACCTCAAACAG TCCTTTGGCCTACAGCAGTGGTACTGGGAGTCATCCTGTTATGTCTGTCAGTCACAATAGGGGTGTTCTACATCTCAAAGAGGAAGAAGGTTAAAGAAACAACAG GAAATACATCCGGAGACCCCAATGATGTGATCTATACCCAGGTCAACATTAATAACCAAAGAAAAAAGATCAACATTCCAG ATGTAGAGCTGGAGTATGCTGAGGTGTCCTTCAACAGGAAGCCACAGCAGAGGAAGGTGTACAAGGAAGAGAAGGTGGAATACGGGGAGCTGTCATTTTCGGCAACTTCCCAAAAGAACATTCAGGCACCTGCGGAGCAGATGGACTGTGTGTATTCCACTGTTCGTCTTAGTTGA
- the LOC114768194 gene encoding uncharacterized protein LOC114768194 isoform X3, giving the protein MTEVHIDAVLVISLSFVLTELWNSMQMILVLLMILSRNALGLDFFCHADTDSTCSGEAGQPLYLELRIHAEQQELSFHEGTLERFKVKKKKGEVLDLPPRWEFVLLNWTLIINPAETSDSGSYRVKVYNENGESLKEKNIHLQIEGDAEENCQDVVYAGVIVGKKSISNHGNTSGAEVEYAEVSVMNRSPRPKKNRREEEKVEYGEVKVSSAPGPAVCSPPEKVECVYSDIHVH; this is encoded by the exons ATGACTGAGGTCCACATAGACGCTGTTCTTGTGATAAGTCTTTCGTTTGTCTTGACAGAGCTGTGGAACAGCATGCAGATGATACTTGTGCTGCTGATGATATTGTCCAGGAATGCCCTTG gtttggattttttctgtcatgctgatACGGACTCTACATGTTCTGGAGAAGCCGGACAGCCTTTGTATCTGGAACTGCGCATACATGCTGAACAACAGGAGCTGAGTTTTCATGAAGGAACTCTGGAaagatttaaagtaaaaaaaaaaaaaggcgaagTATTGGACCTCCCCCCAAGATGGGAGTTTGTTCTTCTTAACTGGACCCTGATTATCAACCCTGCAGAGACAAGCGACTCTGGATCATACAGAGTTAAAGTCTATAACGAAAATGGGGAAAGTCTTaaggaaaaaaacatacatttgcaAATCGAAG GGGATGCAGAAGAAAACTGTCAGGATGTAGTATATGCTGGTGTCATAGTGGGAAAGAAAAGTATCAGTAACCACGGCAACACATCAG GAGCAGAGGTGGAGTACGCTGAGGTGTCTGTGATGAACAGGTCACcacgaccaaaaaaaaacagaagagaggaggagaaggtggaATACGGGGAGGTGAAAGTTTCTTCTGCTCCAGGGCCGGCTGTTTGCTCCCCTCCGGAGAAGGTGGAATGCGTCTACTCTGACATTCATGTTCACTGA
- the LOC114768311 gene encoding uncharacterized protein LOC114768311 isoform X2, whose translation MNVALIFSVFMLITGASCGLMFTCDARQNTTCYAALGHPVYLQLINVEQPQLSFTAGTQKIFNIKKNIITRQNLPPNWQFIISNWTVIINPAERKDTGTYSTEIYDEGGSLVGTNWLHLFIEAPVSSVTLNITCLPSERRVTCSSSGDSPQYSWTLDGTPLGEGGTDVILKEEATGALTCTVTNNVSSVNKTQDLNPCRRTTTPLSTSPPQTGTNSSLHSNCTTETLNSDTTGTTETHWLHFTIGVFYISKRKKVKETTGNTSGDPNDVIYTQVNINNQRKKINIPDVELEYAEVSFNRKPQQRKVYKEEKVEYGELSFSATSQKNIQAPAEQMDCVYSTVRLS comes from the exons ATGAATGTTGCCTtgattttttctgttttcatgcTGATCACAGGAGCGTCTTGTG GTCTGATGTTTACTTGCGACGCAAGACAAAATACTACATGTTATGCCGCCCTGGGACACCCGGTCTATCTGCAGCTGATAAATGTTGAACAACCCCAGCTGAGTTTTACAGCAGGGACTCAAAAAATATTcaacataaagaaaaatataatcaCACGTCAGAATCTCCCTCCAAATTGGCAGTTTATCATTAGTAACTGGACCGTGATTATTAACCCTGCGGAGAGGAAAGATACAGGAACATACAGTACTGAGATCTATGATGAAGGAGGGTCACTGGTGGGGACAAACTGGTTACATCTTTTTATTGAAG CTCCTGTATCCTCTGTGACTCTGAACATCACCTGCTTACCCTCTGAGAGGAGGGTGACCTGTTCCTCCAGTGGGGACAGTCCTCAGTACAGCTGGACCCTGGATGGGACACCACTGGGTGAAGGTGGAACTGATGTCATATTGAAGGAGGAAGCGACAGGAGCTCTAACCTGCACTGTCACCAATAACGTCAGCAGCGTCAACAAAACTCAAGACCTGAATCCATGTAGAA GAACTACAACCCCTCTGTCTACCAGTCCACCTCAAACAGGTACAAACTCAAGCCTTCACTCAAACTGCACAACAGAGACATTGAATAGTGACACAACAGGGACAACAGAGACACATTGGCTTCATT TCACAATAGGGGTGTTCTACATCTCAAAGAGGAAGAAGGTTAAAGAAACAACAG GAAATACATCCGGAGACCCCAATGATGTGATCTATACCCAGGTCAACATTAATAACCAAAGAAAAAAGATCAACATTCCAG ATGTAGAGCTGGAGTATGCTGAGGTGTCCTTCAACAGGAAGCCACAGCAGAGGAAGGTGTACAAGGAAGAGAAGGTGGAATACGGGGAGCTGTCATTTTCGGCAACTTCCCAAAAGAACATTCAGGCACCTGCGGAGCAGATGGACTGTGTGTATTCCACTGTTCGTCTTAGTTGA